A genome region from Micromonospora inyonensis includes the following:
- the rpsP gene encoding 30S ribosomal protein S16 encodes MAVKIRLLRMGKIRNPQYRIVVADSRTKRDGRAIEFVGIYQPKEDPSVIEVKSDRVQYWLSVGAQPSEAVQRLLELTGDWQKFKGLPAPPPLKVAAERVNRQEAYEAEAKAAAGLTDAPAKPAKKAEKAEKAEKNEAPKAEAPAAADSGEQA; translated from the coding sequence GTGGCCGTAAAGATCCGGCTCCTGCGGATGGGCAAGATCCGCAACCCGCAGTACCGCATCGTCGTCGCCGACTCGCGCACCAAGCGTGACGGTCGCGCGATCGAGTTCGTCGGGATCTACCAGCCGAAGGAGGACCCTTCGGTCATCGAGGTCAAGTCGGACCGGGTCCAGTACTGGCTGTCCGTCGGCGCCCAGCCGAGCGAGGCGGTGCAGCGCCTGCTGGAGCTGACCGGCGACTGGCAGAAGTTCAAGGGCCTGCCGGCCCCACCGCCGCTGAAGGTCGCCGCCGAGCGGGTCAACCGCCAGGAGGCGTACGAGGCCGAGGCGAAGGCCGCGGCCGGTCTGACCGACGCCCCGGCCAAGCCGGCGAAGAAGGCCGAGAAGGCCGAGAAGGCCGAGAAGAACGAGGCGCCGAAGGCTGAGGCGCCGGCCGCTGCGGACTCCGGCGAGCAGGCCTGA
- the proS gene encoding proline--tRNA ligase — MARVLTPRAEDFPRWYQDLIAKAKLADNGPVRGTMVIRPAGYAIWERMQAEMDARIKDAGAENAYFPLFIPESYLKREAEHVEGFSPELAVVTHGGGKQLAEPVVVRPTSETVIGEFMAKWVDSYRDLPLLLNQWANVVRWELRPRIFLRTSEFLWQEGHTAHATRSDARAYARRILHEAYEDLMVNVLAIPVQVGLKTARERFAGATATYTLEGMMGDGKALQLGTSHELGQNFAKAFDITYSSAEGGREHAWTTSWGTSTRMLGGLIMCHGDDNGLRVPPKLAPIQVYVMVVKDGEGPGGPAEAARKLSDALRDAGVRVALDDRTDTPFGRRAVDAELRGYPVRVEVGPRDLAAGNAVLVRRTDGSKTPVPVADVVDAVLAALTADQRALYDQALAHRESRTREVATLAEAIEAAATGWARVPWSAVGVAGEAEANAQGVTVRCLLRADGSVPDSEDEADLVAILARAY; from the coding sequence ATGGCACGCGTGCTCACTCCCCGCGCGGAGGACTTCCCCCGCTGGTACCAGGACCTGATCGCCAAGGCGAAGCTCGCCGACAACGGGCCGGTGCGGGGCACCATGGTCATCCGACCGGCCGGCTACGCCATCTGGGAACGGATGCAGGCCGAGATGGACGCCCGGATCAAGGACGCCGGGGCGGAGAACGCGTACTTCCCGCTCTTCATCCCGGAGAGCTACCTCAAGCGGGAGGCCGAGCACGTCGAGGGCTTCTCGCCCGAGCTGGCGGTGGTCACCCACGGCGGTGGCAAGCAGCTCGCCGAGCCGGTCGTGGTCCGGCCGACCAGCGAGACGGTCATCGGCGAGTTCATGGCCAAGTGGGTGGACTCCTACCGCGACCTCCCGCTGCTGCTCAACCAGTGGGCCAACGTGGTCCGCTGGGAGCTGCGCCCCCGGATCTTCCTGCGCACCAGCGAGTTCCTCTGGCAGGAGGGGCACACCGCGCACGCGACCCGCTCCGACGCCCGCGCCTACGCCCGCAGGATCCTGCACGAGGCGTACGAGGACCTGATGGTCAACGTGCTGGCCATCCCGGTGCAGGTGGGCCTGAAGACGGCCCGGGAGCGGTTCGCCGGGGCGACCGCCACCTACACCCTCGAAGGCATGATGGGCGACGGCAAGGCGCTCCAGCTCGGCACCAGCCACGAACTGGGGCAGAACTTCGCCAAGGCGTTCGACATCACCTACTCTTCCGCCGAGGGCGGCCGGGAGCACGCCTGGACGACCTCCTGGGGCACCTCGACCCGGATGCTCGGCGGCCTGATCATGTGCCACGGCGACGACAACGGCCTGCGGGTCCCGCCGAAGCTCGCGCCGATCCAGGTGTACGTGATGGTGGTCAAGGACGGCGAGGGCCCTGGCGGCCCTGCCGAGGCGGCGCGGAAGCTCTCCGACGCGCTGCGTGACGCCGGGGTGCGGGTCGCGCTCGACGACCGCACCGACACCCCGTTCGGCCGCCGGGCCGTCGACGCCGAGCTGCGCGGCTATCCGGTACGCGTCGAGGTCGGCCCCCGCGACCTGGCCGCCGGCAACGCGGTGCTGGTCCGTCGTACGGACGGTTCGAAGACCCCGGTGCCGGTGGCCGACGTGGTCGACGCGGTGCTCGCCGCGCTGACCGCCGACCAGCGGGCGCTGTACGACCAGGCGCTGGCCCACCGCGAGTCCCGGACCCGGGAGGTGGCCACCCTGGCCGAGGCGATCGAGGCCGCCGCCACCGGCTGGGCCCGGGTGCCGTGGTCGGCGGTGGGTGTCGCGGGCGAGGCCGAGGCGAACGCCCAGGGCGTGACGGTGCGGTGCCTGCTGCGGGCCGACGGTTCCGTGCCGGACTCGGAGGACGAGGCTGACCTGGTCGCCATCCTCGCTCGGGCGTACTGA
- a CDS encoding DUF402 domain-containing protein — protein MRFEPGRLIVHRNVRRGRIGWVRPARVVSDDDRGLLIWIARDSPVASEVSADGRGMRAMPFAEWVTSPSYGLAKSRWNGPPLLKFLPAGAAHSVWWFSDEDGHFANWYVNLEEPGVRWDDGDLAGIDMVDQDLDVVVRPDLSWQWKDEEEFAERLALAEHYWVADEAAVRAEGRRVIALAEAGEFPFDGTWCDFTPPPDWAPPPVLPPGWDRPPVR, from the coding sequence GTGCGGTTCGAGCCGGGGCGACTGATCGTGCACCGGAACGTGCGGCGGGGCCGGATCGGCTGGGTACGGCCGGCCCGGGTGGTCAGCGACGACGATCGCGGCCTGCTGATCTGGATCGCCCGGGACTCCCCGGTCGCCAGCGAGGTCAGCGCCGACGGCCGGGGCATGCGGGCGATGCCGTTCGCCGAGTGGGTGACCTCCCCGTCGTACGGGCTGGCGAAGAGCCGCTGGAACGGCCCGCCGCTGCTGAAGTTCCTACCCGCCGGGGCCGCCCACTCGGTCTGGTGGTTCTCCGACGAGGACGGGCATTTCGCCAACTGGTACGTCAACCTGGAGGAACCGGGCGTCCGCTGGGACGACGGCGACCTCGCCGGGATCGACATGGTCGACCAGGACCTCGACGTGGTCGTCCGGCCGGACCTGAGCTGGCAGTGGAAGGACGAGGAGGAGTTCGCCGAGCGGCTCGCCCTCGCCGAGCACTACTGGGTGGCCGACGAGGCCGCGGTCCGGGCCGAGGGGCGGCGGGTGATCGCGCTCGCCGAGGCGGGAGAGTTCCCCTTCGACGGCACCTGGTGCGACTTCACCCCACCGCCGGACTGGGCGCCCCCGCCGGTCCTGCCGCCGGGCTGGGACCGCCCACCCGTGCGCTGA
- a CDS encoding RNA-binding protein: MRTPASRPDMAIRPALEHLVKGIVDHPDDVRVRLVDSHRGKRLEVRVHPEDLGTVIGRSGRTAKALRQVIGSIGGRGVRVDIVDSY; this comes from the coding sequence CTGCGGACTCCGGCGAGCAGGCCTGACATGGCGATCCGTCCGGCCCTGGAGCACCTGGTCAAGGGGATCGTCGACCACCCGGACGACGTGCGCGTCCGGTTGGTGGATTCCCATCGGGGCAAGCGGCTCGAAGTCCGCGTGCACCCGGAGGACCTCGGCACGGTGATCGGGCGGTCCGGCCGGACCGCCAAGGCGCTGCGCCAGGTGATCGGCTCCATCGGCGGGCGCGGGGTCCGCGTCGACATCGTCGATTCGTACTGA